The Urocitellus parryii isolate mUroPar1 chromosome 6, mUroPar1.hap1, whole genome shotgun sequence genome includes a window with the following:
- the Lpcat4 gene encoding lysophospholipid acyltransferase LPCAT4 produces MSQGSPGDWAPLDPTPGPPAPPNPFVHELHLSRLQRVKFCLLGALLAPIRVLLAFIVLFLLWPFAWLQVAGLTEEQLQEPITGWRKTVCHNGVLGLSRLLFFLLGFLRIRVRGQRASRLQAPVLVAAPHSTFFDPIVLLPCDLPKVVSRAENLSVPVIGALLRFNQAILVSRHDPASRRRVVEEVRRRATSGGKWPQVLFFPEGTCSNKKALLKFKPGAFIAGVPVQPVLIRYPNSLDTTSWAWRGPGVLKVLWLTASQPCSIVDVEFLPVYQPSLEESKDPTLYANNVQKVMAQALGIPATECEFVGSLPVIVVGRLKVALEPQLWELGKVLRKAGLSPGCVDTGAEPSRSRMIGQEEFARQLQLSDPQTVAGAFSYFQQDAKGLVDFRDVALALAALDGGRNLEELTRLAFELFAEEQAEGPGRLLYRDGFSTILHLLLGSPRPAASTLHAELCQEAPSQGLSLCQFQNFSLHDPLYGKLFSTYLRPPHTPRGTSQIPNAISPGSPTALANGTMQAPKQKDD; encoded by the exons TGCCTCCTGGGGGCACTGCTGGCCCCCATCCGAGTGCTTCTGGCCTTTAttgtcctctttctcctctggCCGTTTGCTTGGCTTCAAGTAGCAGGTCTTACTGAGGAGCAGCTTCAAGAGCCAATTACAGGATGGAGGAA GACTGTGTGCCACAACGGGGTACTGGGCCTGAGCCGCCTGCTGTTTTTCCTACTGGGCTTCCTCCGGATTCGGGTTCGAGGCCAGAGGGCCTCTCGCCTCCAAGCCCCTGTCCTTGTCGCTGCCCCCCATTCCACTTTCTTTGACCCCATTGTTCTGCTGCCTTGTGACCTGCCTAAGGTTGTGTCCAGAGCTGAAAACCTTTCGGTGCCTGTCATTGGAG CCCTTCTTCGATTCAATCAAGCCATCCTAGTTTCCCGGCATGACCCAGCTTCTCGTCGTAGAGTGGTGGAGGAGGTCCGAAGGCGGGCCACCTCAGGAGGCAAGTGGCCCCAG GTGCTATTCTTTCCCGAAGGCACCTGTTCTAACAAGAAGGCTTTGCTTAAGTTCAAGCCAG GAGCTTTCATCGCAGGGGTGCCTGTGCAGCCTGTCCTCATCCGCTACCCCAACAGTCTG GACACTACCAGCTGGGCGTGGAGGGGGCCTGGAGT ACTCAAAGTTCTCTGGCTCACAGCCTCTCAGCCCTGCAGCATTGTGGATGTGGAG TTCCTCCCTGTGTATCAGCCCAGCCTTGAGGAGAGCAAGGACCCCACCCTCTACGCCAACAATGTCCAGAAGGTCATGGCGCA GGCCTTGGGCATTCCAGCCACTGAATGTGAGTTTGTAGGGAGCTTGCCTGTGATTGTGGTGGGCCGGCTGAAGGTGGCATTGGAGCCACAGCTCTGGGAACTGGGAAAGGTGCTTCGGAAAGCAGG GCTGTCCCCTGGCTGTGTGGACACTGGGGCAGAGCCAAGCCGGAGTCGAATGATTGGCCAGGAGGAGTTTGCCAGACAGCTACAGCTTTCAGACCCTCAGACGGTGGCTGGTGCCTTCAGCTACTTCCAGCAG GATGCCAAGGGTTTGGTGGATTTCCGAGATGTGGCACTTGCACTAGCAGCTCTGGATGGGGGCAGGAACCTGGAGGAGCTGACTCGCCTAGCCTTTGAG CTCTTTGCCGAAGAGCAGGCAGAGGGGCCTGGCCGCCTGCTGTACAGAGACGGTTTCAGCACCATCCTGCACCTGCTACTGGGTTCACCTCGCCCTGCTGCCTCAACTTTGCATGCTGAGCTGTGCCAGGAGGCACCCAGCCAGGGCCTCTCCCTCT gtcagttccagaacttcTCCCTCCATGACCCACTCTATGGGAAGCTCTTCAGCACCTACTTGCGCCCCCCACACACCCCTCGAGGCACCTCCCAAATACCAAATGCCATCTCCCCAGGCAGCCCCACTGCTCTGGCCAATGGGACCATGCAAGCACCCAAGCAGAAGGATGACTGA
- the Nutm1 gene encoding NUT family member 1, translating to MASDGASPLPGPDVTMKPGAALSPFTALPFPPPTPGPPDQPPWEPSPQPSLTSAFSPGNPLVLSAFPSPLLVTGEASSGPSGAGTATGKVIVKVKAEGGPAEPSQTQNFILTQTTLSWIPSGAPCGGSEGPPAQYITASNMKPILPTEAVGVSQEGPPGLPPQAPPPAAQLAPIVPPEKAWPGPQGALGEAGSASTQKPSLGDLAYTSKGVYENFRRWQRYKALARRHESQSPDVEALSCFLIPVLRSLARLKPTMTLEEGLPRAVQEWEHTSNFDRMIFYEMAEKFMEFEAEEELQIQNAQLMNGAQGLPPAAPLKSDPPGPPVPEVCQQPVYIPKKAASKARAPRRRQRKPQRPPVPEAPKEIPPEAVREYIDIMEGLEGSHLATGESDGKKEEQQEEEAMYPDPSLLGYIDELCSQEIFVSKVEAIIHPQFMADLLSPEQERDPLALMEELEQEERLTLAQLVQKRLSALEQEDVETPPNCSAVQLVSSHSVSDKDEGGGGRPRTSPGPQGGTVCLGKAVSSGKQAREMHGGQQRALDGLRGMRREGNTLPSSSSWDLQVELGASQGTQTLLGMERKGSRKVINQLSPHQEGHLGGAGSPGHCLAADRTSEALPLCWQEGPQPKKPPSLDVELEKPARPEGQGLEKQDLGLQTVQQMGELEVLPQGKEPSAALQEGSSGTMCRDDRGPPMVQNCDQKPSPGAAGDRDRTSLSPGLWLSSEMDAVGLELPLQIEEVIESFKDGECITEHQELGSRNSISLGSGETTVPRDVGSSVVPCGETDATAALEKRNYCSLSVPLRANSPVLGPNREQDSDLWAEGCSPLLESRVGTSTLGSSKETLLPACQGNPIILGTQDASSFPEGSQEAGSRGNLFSPLLETTEHENILDVRDNCSLQLGVSKDTCPTNFTSDDPQGVGREDKGLSKQNDLVPLQSNQDTLTLRASKSTSPHQGLQSSSPRWGTRDALVLRETSPMNKTHTSDVIKGGEKEEGEDEEDEGLSNFAYLLASKLSLSPRGPPLSPCQASGSRSIQRSSYPSTEERGLSQAPYPVKSGKRAVVGGPAAAEKRPQSGTQLGVPGEKPLALGAVRPSQPRKRRRDSFVTGRRKKRRRSQ from the exons ATGGCTTCAGATGGAG CATCTCCACTTCCGGGACCAGATGTGACTATGAAACCTGGTGCTGCCCTATCTCCTTTTACTGCGCTTCCCTTTCCCCCACCTACTCCTGGCCCACCAGACCAGCCAccctgggagccatctccacagCCCTCCCTGACTTCTGCATTCTCTCCAGGCAATCCTCTGGTGCTCTCTGCTTTCCCCAGCCCGCTGTTGGTGACTGGAGAAGCCAGCTCTGGCCCCAGTGGGGCTGGGACTGCGACTGGGAAGGTCATTGTCAAAGTCAAGGCAGAAGGGGGACCAGCTGAGCCCTCTCAAACTCAGAACTTCATCCTTACTCAGACAACCCTCAGTTGGATTCCCTCAGGTGCTCCCTGTGGGGGCTCTGAGGGTCCTCCTGCCCAGTACATTACAGCTTCTAACATGAAGCCCATCCTGCCCACTGAAGCTGTTGGGGTGAGCCAGGAGGGTCCCCCAGGCCTTCCTCCTCAGGCTCCACCACCAGCTGCCCAACTGGCCCCTATTGTGCCTCCAGAAAAGGCTTGGCCAGGGCCTCAAGGGGCACTTGGGGAAGCAGGTTCTGCATCCACCCAGAAGCCCTCACTAGGTGACCTGGCCTATACTTCCAAGGGCGTTTATGAGAATTTCCGTCGCTGGCAGCGCTACAAGGCCTTGGCCCGGAGGCACGAATCCCAAAGTCCTGATGTAGAAGCTCTTTCCTGCTTTCTTAT CCCAGTGCTTCGCTCTCTGGCCCGCCTGAAGCCTACCATGACACTGGAGGAGGGACTGCCGAGGGCTGTGCAGGAGTGGGAGCACACCAGCAACTTCGACAGGATGATCTTTTATGAGATGGCGGAAAA GTTCATGGAATTTGAGGCAGAAGAGGAGCTGCAGATACAGAATGCACAACTGATGAATGGTGCCCAGGGACTGCCTCCTGCAGCCCCTTTGAAATCTGATCCTCCAGGGCCACCAGTCCCTGAGGTTTGCCAGCAGCCAG TGTACATTCCAAAGAAGGCAGCCTCCAAGGCACGGGCTCCCCGCCGGCGACAGCGCAAACCCCAAAGGCCTCCAGTTCCTGAGGCACCTAAGGAGATTCCACCAGAAGCTGTGAGAGAGTATATTGACATCATGGAAGGGCTGGAGGGGAGTCACTTGGCCACTGGGGAGTCGGATGGAAAAAAGGAGGAGCAACAGGAGGAAGAAGCAATGTATCCAGATCCAAGTCTCCTGGGCTACATTGATGAGCTGTGTTCTCAGGAGATCTTTGTCTCCAAG GTGGAGGCCATTATTCACCCTCAATTTATGGCAGATCTGCTGTCTCCAGAACAGGAGAGAGATCCTTTAGCCTTAATGGAGGAGCTGGAACAAGAAGAAAGACTCACTCTTGCACAG CTGGTCCAGAAGCGACTCTCGGCCTTGGAACAGGAGGATGTGGAGACGCCTCCAAATTGCAGTGCAGTTCAGTTGGTCTCGAGCCATTCTGTTTCTGATAAGGatgaaggtgggggtgggaggccTCGGACCTCACCTGGGCCACAGGGGGGTACTGTTTGCCTTGGAAAAGCTGTTTCTTCAGGAAAGCAGGCAAGAGAAATGCATGGTGGGCAGCAGCGAGCTCTAGATGGTTTAAGGGGAATGCGCAGAGAGGGGAACACTCTGCCATCCTCGAGTAGCTGGGACCTGCAGGTAGAACTTGGGGCTTCACAGGGAACTCAGACACTCTTGGGTATGGAGAGAAAAGGGTCTAGGAAGGTCATAAACCAACTGTCACCACATCAGGAGGGCCATCTGGGAGGTGCTGGGTCCCCTGGGCACTGCTTGGCAGCTGACAGGACTTCAGAGGCTTTGCCCCTTTGCTGGCAGGAAGGCCCCCAGCCCAAGAAACCCCCTAGTTTGGATGTTGAGCTTGAAAAGCCAGCTCGTCCAGAAGGACAAGGGTTAGAAAAGCAGGATCTGGGGCTGCAGACAGTACAACAGATGGGGGAACTTGAAGTGCTTCCTCAAGGGAAAGAGCCTTCAGCAGCACTGCAGGAAGGCTCCTCAGGAACCATGTGCAGAGATGACAGAGGTCCTCCCATGGTTCAGAACTGTGATCAAAAACCTTCCCCTGGagcagctggggacagggacaggaccTCTCTTAGCCCAGGACTTTGGCTGAGCAGTGAGATGGATGCCGTAGGCTTGGAGTTGCCCTTACAAATTGAAGAAGTCATAGAGAGCTTCAAAGATGGGGAATGTATAACTGAGCATCAGGAACTGGGCTCCAGGAACAGCATTTCTCTGGGTTCTGGAGAAACCACGGTGCCTAGGGATGTGGGGAGCAGTGTGGTTCCCTGTGGAGAAACAGATGCCACAGCTGCCCTAGAAAAGAGAAACTACTGTAGCTTGTCAGTACCTCTGAGAGCCAATAGCCCAGTCTTGGGACCCAATAGAGAACAGGACAGTGATCTCTGGGCTGAAGGTTGTTCTCCACTGCTGGAAAGCAGAGTTGGTACCTCCACATTGGGGTCTTCCAAAGAAACTCTGCTGCCTGCATGTCAGGGCAATCCCATTATTCTAGGGACCCAGGATGCTTCCTCCTTCCCGGAGGGCAGCCAAGAGGCAGGGAGCAGAGGcaatctcttttctcctctgttggaAACCACAGAACATGAAAACATACTAGATGTTAGAGATAACTGTAGCCTCCAACTAGGGGTCAGCAAGGATACCTGTCCTACAAATTTTACTTCTGATGATCCTCAAGGAGTGGGCAGGGAAGACAAGGGTTTGTCTAAGCAGAACGACCTTGTTCCTTTACAAAGCAATCAAGACACCTTGACACTCAGGGCCTCCAAATCAACATCTCCTCACCAGGGCCTACAGAGCTCTTCCCCTAGATGGGGAACCAGGGATGCTTTAGTCCTGAGAGAAACCTCTCCTATGAATAAAACACACACCTCAGATGTGAtaaaaggaggggaaaaggaggagggggaagatgagGAAGATGAGGGGCTCTCTAACTTTGCCTACCTCTTGGCCTCAAAACTCAGCCTGTCTCCGAGAGGGCCTCCCCTCAGTCCTTGCCAAGCCTCAGGAAGTCGGTCTATCCAAAGATCATCCTACCCCTCCACTGAGGAAAGAGGCCTTAGCCAAGCTCCATATCCTGTCAAGTCTGGAAAGCGGGCTGTAGTTGGAGGTCCAGCTGCTGCTGAAAAGAGACCCCAATCAGGAACTCAACTTGGGGTCCCTGGGGAGAAACCCCTGGCTCTGGGAGCTGTGCGACCCTCACAGCCTCGTAAAAGGCGGCGTGACAGTTTTGTcacaggcagaagaaagaaacgACGTCGTAGCCAGTAG
- the Nop10 gene encoding H/ACA ribonucleoprotein complex subunit 3 has translation MFLQYYLNEQGDRVYTLKKFDPMGQQTCSAHPARFSPDDKYSRHRITIKKRFKVLMTQQPRPVL, from the exons ATGTTTCTCCAGTATTATCTCAATGAGCAAGGAGATCGAGTCTACACACTGAAG AAATTTGACCCTATGGGACAACAGACCTGCTCAGCCCATCCTGCTCGGTTCTCCCCGGACGACAAATACTCGCGACACCGAATCACCATCAAGAAACGGTTCAAGGTGCTCATGACTCAGCAACCGCGCCCTGTTCTCTGA